In one window of Oncorhynchus gorbuscha isolate QuinsamMale2020 ecotype Even-year linkage group LG23, OgorEven_v1.0, whole genome shotgun sequence DNA:
- the canx gene encoding calnexin isoform X6 produces MGKTMELKVRYVLLLAVGLWSTLLLTTVTAHQEEEDEPIMEMGGDMDVEDEMEELDHGEELLDGEVEADMPPGPPPVPKVTYKAPEPTGEHFFAESFDMGTLDSWVLSKAKKEDIDEDIAKYDGKWEVEDMKDGKLPGDKGLVLKSRAKHHAISAQLLRPFIFDTKPLIVQYEVNFQQGIDCGGAYVKLLSQTPDLNLDEFVDKTPYTIMFGPDKCGEDYKLHFIFRHKNPKTGEYEEKHAKKPDSDLRTYYTDKKTHLYTLVVNPDNSFEVLVDQAVVNSGNLLTDMTPPINPAAEIEDPDDHKPEDWDERPKIQDPDAVKPEDWDEDAPKQIPDEDAVKPDGWLDDESEYTSDPDAVKPEDWDEDMDGEWEAPQVPNALCETAPGCGAWQRPMIDNPSYKGKWKAPMIDNPNYQGVWKPRKIANPAFFEDLHPFRMTPFNAVGLELWSMSSDIFFDNFFITNERHTADRWANDGWGLKKAAEGAAEPGLVNQMMTAADERPWLWVVYVLTVAVPLVLIIIFCCTGKKTAAAAAAADYKKTDEPQPDVKEEEVVEKAEADQVKEEKSQPAAAEKNSDAEDSPAEEGNEEEEEEEEEEEEVTEEVRGQ; encoded by the exons ATGGGAAAG aCTATGGAGCTGAAGGTGAGGTATGTTCTGCTGCTGGCCGTGGGCCTGTGGTCAACACTGCTACTGACCACGGTGACCGCccaccaggaggaggaggacgagccTATCATGGAGATGGGGGGCGACATGGATGTGGAAGACGAGATGGAGGAGCTTGACCATGGGGAGGAGCTTCTGGATGGGGAGGTGGAGGCAGACATGCCCCCGGGACCACCACCAGTCCCTAAA GTGACCTACAAAGCGCCCGAGCCCACGGGAGAACACTTTTTCGCCGAGTCCTTTGACATGGGGACCCTTGACAG CTGGGTCCTGTCAAAGGCCAAGAAGGAGGACATTGATGAGGATATCGCCAAGTATGATG GTAAATGGGAGGTGGAGGACATGAAGGACGGCAAGCTGCCCGGCGACAAGGGCCTGGTCCTCAAGTCCCGTGCCAAACACCACGCCATCTCAGCCCAGCTCCTCAGGCCCTTCATCTTCGACACCAAGCCCCTCATCGTCCAGTATGAGGTCAACTTCCAGCAAGGGATCGACTGCGGCGGCGCCTACGTCAAACTGCTCTCCCAGACACCCGACCTTAACCTG GATGAGTTTGTTGACAAGACTCCCTACACCATCATGTTCGGACCAGACAAGTGCGGCGAGGACTACAAGCTGCACTTCATCTTCCGCCACAAGAACCCCAAGACTGGCGAGTATGAGGAGAAGCACGCCAAGAAGCCCGACTCAGACCTGCGCACCTACTACACCGACAAGAAGACCCACCTTTACACTCTGG TGGTGAACCCAGACAACAGCTTTGAGGTGCTGGTGGACCAGGCGGTGGTGAACAGTGGTAACCTGCTGACAGACATGACCCCCCCCATCAACCCGGCTGCCGAGATCGAGGACCCCGACGACCACAAGCCAGAGGACTGGGATGAGAGACCCAAGATCCAGGACCCTGACGCAGTCAAACCCGAGGACTG GGATGAGGATGCACCGAAACAGATCCCAGATGAGGACGCAGTGAAGCCAGACGGCTGGCTGGATGATGAGTCCGAGTATACCAGCGACCCCGACGCGGTCAAGCCCGAGGACTG GGATGAGGATATGGATGGTGAGTGGGAGGCCCCTCAGGTCCCTAACGCCCTCTGTGAAACAGCCCCCGGCTGTGGCGCTTGGCAACGGCCCATGATTGACAACCCCAGCTACAAGGGCAAGTGGAAGGCCCCCATGATCGACAATCCCAACTACCAG GGTGTGTGGAAGCCCAGGAAGATCGCCAACCCAGCCTTCTTCGAGGACCTCCATCCCTTCAGAATGACCCCCTTCAACGCCGTGGGCCTGGAGCTGTGGTCCATGTCCAGCGACATCTTCTTTGATAACTTCTTCATCACCAACGAGAGGCACACGGCCGATCGCTGGGCCAATGATGGTTGGGGCCTGAAGAAGGCTGCTGAGGGAGCCGCTGAG cCCGGTCTGGTGAACCAGATGATGACCGCAGCAGACGAGCGTCCCTGGTTGTGGGTGGTCTACGTGCTTACCGTGGCCGTGCCCCTAGTCCTGATCATCATCTTCTGCTGCACTGGAAAG AAGACTGCTGCAGCTGCAGCTGCAGCCGACTACAAGAAGACAGACGAACCCCAGCCAGACgtgaaggaggaggaagtggtggAGAAGGCTGAAGCAGACCAAGTCAAGGAGGAGAAGAGCCAGCCAG CAGCAGCAGAGAAGAATAGTGATGCAGAAGACAGTCCTGCAGAGGAAGgaaatgaggaggaagaggaggaggaggaggaggaggaagaggtcactGAAGAGGTACGGGGACAGTAA
- the canx gene encoding calnexin isoform X7 yields the protein MGKTMELKVRYVLLLAVGLWSTLLLTTVTAHQEEEDEPIMEMGGDMDVEDEMEELDHGEELLDGEVEADMPPGPPPVPKVTYKAPEPTGEHFFAESFDMGTLDSWVLSKAKKEDIDEDIAKYDGKWEVEDMKDGKLPGDKGLVLKSRAKHHAISAQLLRPFIFDTKPLIVQYEVNFQQGIDCGGAYVKLLSQTPDLNLDEFVDKTPYTIMFGPDKCGEDYKLHFIFRHKNPKTGEYEEKHAKKPDSDLRTYYTDKKTHLYTLVVNPDNSFEVLVDQAVVNSGNLLTDMTPPINPAAEIEDPDDHKPEDWDERPKIQDPDAVKPEDWDEDAPKQIPDEDAVKPDGWLDDESEYTSDPDAVKPEDWDEDMDGEWEAPQVPNALCETAPGCGAWQRPMIDNPSYKGKWKAPMIDNPNYQGVWKPRKIANPAFFEDLHPFRMTPFNAVGLELWSMSSDIFFDNFFITNERHTADRWANDGWGLKKAAEGAAEPGLVNQMMTAADERPWLWVVYVLTVAVPLVLIIIFCCTGKKTAAAAAAADYKKTDEPQPDVKEEEVVEKAEADQVKEEKSQPAAEKNSDAEDSPAEEGNEEEEEEEEEEEEVTEEVRGQ from the exons ATGGGAAAG aCTATGGAGCTGAAGGTGAGGTATGTTCTGCTGCTGGCCGTGGGCCTGTGGTCAACACTGCTACTGACCACGGTGACCGCccaccaggaggaggaggacgagccTATCATGGAGATGGGGGGCGACATGGATGTGGAAGACGAGATGGAGGAGCTTGACCATGGGGAGGAGCTTCTGGATGGGGAGGTGGAGGCAGACATGCCCCCGGGACCACCACCAGTCCCTAAA GTGACCTACAAAGCGCCCGAGCCCACGGGAGAACACTTTTTCGCCGAGTCCTTTGACATGGGGACCCTTGACAG CTGGGTCCTGTCAAAGGCCAAGAAGGAGGACATTGATGAGGATATCGCCAAGTATGATG GTAAATGGGAGGTGGAGGACATGAAGGACGGCAAGCTGCCCGGCGACAAGGGCCTGGTCCTCAAGTCCCGTGCCAAACACCACGCCATCTCAGCCCAGCTCCTCAGGCCCTTCATCTTCGACACCAAGCCCCTCATCGTCCAGTATGAGGTCAACTTCCAGCAAGGGATCGACTGCGGCGGCGCCTACGTCAAACTGCTCTCCCAGACACCCGACCTTAACCTG GATGAGTTTGTTGACAAGACTCCCTACACCATCATGTTCGGACCAGACAAGTGCGGCGAGGACTACAAGCTGCACTTCATCTTCCGCCACAAGAACCCCAAGACTGGCGAGTATGAGGAGAAGCACGCCAAGAAGCCCGACTCAGACCTGCGCACCTACTACACCGACAAGAAGACCCACCTTTACACTCTGG TGGTGAACCCAGACAACAGCTTTGAGGTGCTGGTGGACCAGGCGGTGGTGAACAGTGGTAACCTGCTGACAGACATGACCCCCCCCATCAACCCGGCTGCCGAGATCGAGGACCCCGACGACCACAAGCCAGAGGACTGGGATGAGAGACCCAAGATCCAGGACCCTGACGCAGTCAAACCCGAGGACTG GGATGAGGATGCACCGAAACAGATCCCAGATGAGGACGCAGTGAAGCCAGACGGCTGGCTGGATGATGAGTCCGAGTATACCAGCGACCCCGACGCGGTCAAGCCCGAGGACTG GGATGAGGATATGGATGGTGAGTGGGAGGCCCCTCAGGTCCCTAACGCCCTCTGTGAAACAGCCCCCGGCTGTGGCGCTTGGCAACGGCCCATGATTGACAACCCCAGCTACAAGGGCAAGTGGAAGGCCCCCATGATCGACAATCCCAACTACCAG GGTGTGTGGAAGCCCAGGAAGATCGCCAACCCAGCCTTCTTCGAGGACCTCCATCCCTTCAGAATGACCCCCTTCAACGCCGTGGGCCTGGAGCTGTGGTCCATGTCCAGCGACATCTTCTTTGATAACTTCTTCATCACCAACGAGAGGCACACGGCCGATCGCTGGGCCAATGATGGTTGGGGCCTGAAGAAGGCTGCTGAGGGAGCCGCTGAG cCCGGTCTGGTGAACCAGATGATGACCGCAGCAGACGAGCGTCCCTGGTTGTGGGTGGTCTACGTGCTTACCGTGGCCGTGCCCCTAGTCCTGATCATCATCTTCTGCTGCACTGGAAAG AAGACTGCTGCAGCTGCAGCTGCAGCCGACTACAAGAAGACAGACGAACCCCAGCCAGACgtgaaggaggaggaagtggtggAGAAGGCTGAAGCAGACCAAGTCAAGGAGGAGAAGAGCCAGCCAG CAGCAGAGAAGAATAGTGATGCAGAAGACAGTCCTGCAGAGGAAGgaaatgaggaggaagaggaggaggaggaggaggaggaagaggtcactGAAGAGGTACGGGGACAGTAA